Part of the Capsicum annuum cultivar UCD-10X-F1 chromosome 12, UCD10Xv1.1, whole genome shotgun sequence genome is shown below.
TAAAGACTTGGTCATATTCCTTATCACAAAATGAAGTCCATTGATTTCTTAACTGGGAAAATATCTCCCAAACAGAATTTTATTTGTGACATTTGTCCTAAGGCTAGACAGTATAAATTACCTTTTTTCACTAGTTCTTCTCATTCTTCCACTCCTTTTCAACTTGTTCATATAGATGTATGGGGTCCATATCACACTCAAACCTATAATGATTTCAAATATTGCCTCACCTTGGTGGATGATTTTACCAAGGTCACCTGGACacatcttttttcttcaaattctaGTGCCTCATATGTGATTAAAACTTTTGTTTCCATGGTTCAAGTCCAGTATCATCACACAGTTCAAGTTTTTAGGTCTGACAATGTTTTTGAACTAGGTAAAAACACTAATCTACAATAATTTTTCTCTCTTCATGGCATTCTCCACCAGACCTATTTCTCacactcctcaacaaaatggagttgtgGAAAGGAAACACAAACAACTCCTAGAAGTTTTCGGAGCTTTACTATTTCAGTCTAAACTTCCTTTGAAGTATTGGGGTGAGTGTGTCTTAACTGGTACCTACTTGATAAACAGATTCCCTTTTGTCACTTTAAATAATCTCTCTCCTTTTGAAAAACTGCATGGCTCCCCTTCAACTTATGATCATTTAAGGAGTTTTGGCTGCCTTGCTTATGCAGCCACCCCTACGCCTTTTAGAGATAAACTCAAATCTAGATCCATCCCTAACATCTTCTTAGGCTACCCTTTTGGTAAGAAAGGTTACAAATTGCTTAATCTTTCCACTTTCTCAATCATTTGCTCTAGAGATGTCCATTTTCATGAAACCATCTTTCCTTATCTTGCCTCTTCTACTTCTTCTCCTTTTCCTCCCCCTCTTGATTTTGTTGATTCCCCTACAGTTGGTCCAACTTTCACTATTATTCCTACTCTTAATTTATCtccctcatcttcttcatctccatttcCTCTTAGGAGGAGTACTAGATTTTCTCATCCTCCTGATTACATATGTTCTTTTGTCCTTCCCCCTTCTGATCCCATCCAGATCAATTCCAAGGTTTTCAGTGTTGACCTACATCTGCATGAGCCTTTATTTTACCAGTAAGCTGCTTCTAGTCATGCCTGGCAGGAGGCTATGCTACAGGAATTTGAGACTCTTGAGAACAATCATACATGGGATATTGTTCCCCTGCCTTCAAACAAGAAGGCTATCCCATGTCAATGGGTGTACAAAATCAAACAAAGGTCTGATGGTACTGTTGAGAGGTATAAATCTAGGCTTGTCATTAGGGGTGATACCCAAAAGGAAGGCACTGATTATCATGAGACTTTCTCTCATTTGGTCAAGTTAACCACTGTTAAATGTCTCTTATCTCTTGCTGCAAAATATTACTGGACTGTTTTCCAGGTTGATGTCAATAATGTTTTTCTTCATGGTGACCTTCATGAGGATGTCTACAAGATAGCCCCTGGCCTTGATATTTCTGCTTTTTCTTCTTGTACAACTCTTTTGGTTTGCAAACTCAGAAAGTCTTTATATGGCCTCAAACAGGTATCCAGACAGTAgttctctaaactgtctgaagcCTTGTTATCTCGAGGCTACATTGCTAGCAAGAATGATATTTCTCTCTTCACTAAGTCTTCTGGTGATTCCCTGGTTATTTTAGtggtttatgtggatgatattctGCTGGCTGGCTCCAATATTACTCAAATGAACAACCTCAAGTCTTTTCTTGATCATCAATTCAAGATCAAATATTTGGGGCTGGTTCattattttttaggcttggaaaTAATTTCTCACGATGATGGTTATCTTATGCATCAACATAAGTATACTTCTAATTTGCTAAATGAGTTTCTTTGCTCCAATTTCACTCTTGTTGTTTCTCCTTTGGAACCATTTGTAAAGTTGGTTCCAGATATAGGTGACCCACTGCCTGAACCATCTGTTTTCAGGCGCCTTATTGATAAACTCAATTTTCTTCAACATTCCAGACCAGATATATCTTTTGTTGTACAATACCTGAGTCAGTTCTTACAGTCTCCTTGTGTTGCTCATATGAAAGATTGTACACATGTCCTCAGGTATTTGTTGGATGCTCCAGATCAAGGCATTTTTTTACCTGCTACTCCCTCCTTCTCTTTGTTTGCCTATTCTGATTCTGACTAGGTTGCCTGCCCTCTTTCACGGAAGTCTGTCACTGGTTATTTTGTGGTGTTTGATAGAGGTCTTATATCTTGGAAAAGCAAAAAACAGCCCACTATTGCTCTCTCTTCTGCTGAGGCTGAGTATCGTGCCTCACGCAAAGTTGTTACTGAAGTCGCTTGGTTGATTCGTCTGTTTGCTGACATGGGTCTCACTATTTCTGCTCTTGTCCCTGTTTTTTGTGATAGCCAGGCTACATTGCACATTGCCAAGAATCTTGTTTTCCACGAACGGACAAAGCACATTGAGATCGCTTGTCATTATGTTCGTGATTGTCTTGTTGCTCAGCTTATTTCTCTACATCATGTTTCTTCCGCTGCTCAGCTGGCTGACATCATGACTAAATCTCTGAGTGGaccacttcatcatcatcttctttgcAAGCTGGGCGTGCACACACCCTCCAGCTTGAGGTGGGTGTTAACGTTGGCCTAATAAAAGATCCACGAGGCCCAATTGATGCTCCACGGTCATCCAGATCCGGAAAGCCCACATGAATATATTTTCATACattgtatttctatttttctcattttattgtGTAAATATAAATAGTGGAGACTATTCTAGAAGCACTTAGTTTTCAAGGAAATAAAAGATATTTATCTCTTCGTCTTCACGTATTCTAGGGTTTTCAGTTTACATTTCAATGGTGATTCCGAGCTGTGAAGCTCTAACAGTTTTtgccttgagccgagggtctatcagaaacaatctcACTATCTCACCTctaaggtagaggtaaggtccgcgtacactttaccctccccaaaccccactttgtggaactacgttgggtatgttgttgctaGTTAAGTGTTCTTGCAAAAAAATTAGTGTGTAAGAAACAAGAATATATAGGTTGAAGTAAATAACTACTGAATATGTAGGTACAAACTTGTCTACGAAACTCATATGTAATTGACATTGTTCAGCAAGGAAGCTGAACTAGATGATCTACAAAACTACCACCAACCTTCAAGTTGAAAACTGAAGTATAGCAAAGTGTGAGGTACTCCAAAAATGAAAGAAACAATGCCTTGCTATATTTACAAAAGGCTATGAGCAATAAGTTATCTACCAAATCAAAATTCAGGCAACGGAATGAACATGATACTACATCGTAAAATCTTCCCTCTCTGGCAATTTGAAAGTCTGTAGTCTTGACTTTAAAGCTTATGCATTTGATGGGCTCTCAATTTGCTTGGTTTCTGAGTATTTCGTGTTGTGACCATCCTCGTTTAATATGACATCATTTCCACTGACTACCATCACACCAGCGTCTGTGGTGGAGTCTGTTCTCAGGCTGTCATGTAATCTTGGAGAATGTCTCTGCTCAGCTGATAGACAATGGTTCGAACTAATATTCAGGGAGTTCATGGCAAGGTGAGATCGGATAGCTGAACTAAACAAAGGTTGCATAAATCGCTTTTTTTCAGGAGTCTCGCGTAGAGAAATTCGACAAACTGGGCAAGTGGAATGCTGCTGAAACCATATGTCAATACATGTTGCATGGAAAGAATGCCCACATGTTGGCAAAATGCGTAACGTATCCTTCTCTTGATACTCGGCAAGGCAAACAATGCACCTATGACAATAAAGTTGGAGAAGTTATAGTAAGGTAATTGGATATGTTTTTATCGAAAGCACTACAGAGACGGACACCTACAATACTCCACAAGTTACAAAAGTTACAAAACTACAACGTACAAGATAGGCACACCATAAAAGATAGTAATAATACTATAagcaaaaatctcaattttttatACGGAAAAGGTAACATAACTTTAGGTTCTACTCCAACATCAGATGTACAAAATA
Proteins encoded:
- the LOC107851053 gene encoding RING-H2 finger protein ATL38 isoform X2 produces the protein MTLERGLHGLEPLAVANFPTKKYGDLFFNSAEDAQCIVCLAEYQEKDTLRILPTCGHSFHATCIDIWFQQHSTCPVCRISLRETPEKKRFMQPLFSSAIRSHLAMNSLNISSNHCLSAEQRHSPRLHDSLRTDSTTDAGVMVVSGNDVILNEDGHNTKYSETKQIESPSNA
- the LOC107851053 gene encoding RING-H2 finger protein ATL38 isoform X1, translating into MISSGTNLVMTVIGFAVSTMFIVFVCTRLICARIQLNARRRSFAYASRIDLSILERGLHGLEPLAVANFPTKKYGDLFFNSAEDAQCIVCLAEYQEKDTLRILPTCGHSFHATCIDIWFQQHSTCPVCRISLRETPEKKRFMQPLFSSAIRSHLAMNSLNISSNHCLSAEQRHSPRLHDSLRTDSTTDAGVMVVSGNDVILNEDGHNTKYSETKQIESPSNA